A stretch of Sandaracinaceae bacterium DNA encodes these proteins:
- a CDS encoding LD-carboxypeptidase has product MLRFAPVPALRPGRHIRVVAPSSTFPRKDFARGVARLRERYRVSFADDVFEMRGYLAGDDPRRLAELRDALTDPDVDAIVAARGGYGATRLLDALTPEEVRASPKLLVGFSDVTALHALWARAGLRSIHGPMVAALGRAEPAWVERWIAAVEGGPVAAATGLDTIHPGEAEGPLVGGNLAVLAALVGTPYAPPLDDAILFLEDVGEAPYRVDRMLTTLRQAGWLARVRGVALGSFTACDPRADGRTVEAVLRDRLADLGVPVAAGVGAGHAPEDGEVPLGATAQLDATRGSLRFVENAVEARRAG; this is encoded by the coding sequence ATGCTGCGCTTCGCGCCCGTCCCGGCGCTCCGCCCCGGCCGCCACATCCGGGTCGTGGCCCCCTCGTCGACTTTCCCGCGCAAGGACTTCGCGCGGGGTGTGGCGCGGCTACGCGAGCGCTACCGCGTGAGCTTCGCCGACGATGTGTTCGAGATGCGCGGCTACCTCGCCGGGGACGACCCGCGGAGGCTGGCGGAGCTGCGCGACGCGCTGACCGATCCCGACGTCGACGCCATCGTGGCCGCGCGGGGCGGCTACGGCGCGACGCGCCTCCTGGACGCGCTGACGCCCGAGGAGGTGCGGGCCTCGCCCAAGCTGCTCGTGGGCTTCAGCGACGTCACCGCGCTCCACGCGCTGTGGGCGCGCGCGGGGCTGCGCTCGATCCACGGCCCCATGGTCGCGGCGCTCGGACGCGCGGAGCCTGCCTGGGTCGAGCGCTGGATCGCCGCGGTGGAGGGCGGGCCCGTCGCCGCGGCCACCGGGCTCGACACGATCCATCCGGGCGAGGCCGAGGGCCCCCTCGTCGGTGGCAACCTCGCGGTCCTGGCCGCGCTCGTCGGCACCCCCTATGCGCCGCCGCTCGACGACGCGATCCTCTTCCTCGAGGACGTCGGCGAGGCGCCGTATCGGGTCGATCGCATGCTCACCACGCTGCGGCAGGCCGGCTGGCTGGCGCGCGTGCGCGGGGTCGCGCTCGGCTCGTTCACCGCCTGTGATCCGCGCGCGGACGGGCGCACCGTCGAGGCCGTGCTCCGCGATCGCCTCGCCGATCTGGGCGTCCCGGTCGCGGCCGGGGTCGGGGCCGGGCACGCCCCCGAGGACGGTGAGGTCCCTCTCGGAGCCACGGCCCAGCTGGACGCGACGCGCGGCTCGCTGCGGTTCGTCGAGAACGCGGTCGAGGCGCGCCGAGCGGGGTGA
- the pckA gene encoding phosphoenolpyruvate carboxykinase (ATP) has translation MGQDFDLEQYDIHVANIIRNAPPSRLYEHGLRNEAGTAIASSGALIAMSGEKTGRSPSDKRIVEEDGSKSDVWWGPVNIAMDEQVFMINRERALDYLNTRPHLYVVDGYAGWDPKYRIKVRIICSRAYHALFMRNMLIRPTEEELKDFGEPDYVIYNAGAFPANRYTSGMTSKTSVALHFGRHEFVILGTEYAGEMKKGVFTIMHYLMPKKNVLSMHCSANEGDDGSVSIFFGLSGTGKTTLSADPKRLLIGDDEHCWSDDGVFNIEGGCYAKAINLSAEDEPEIFNAIQFGSVLENVVFDREKRQVDFTDVSITQNTRCSYPIEHIPNAKIPCVTKHPDQVILLTCDAFGVLPPVSKLTPEQAMYHFISGYTAKVAGTEMGVTEPEATFSACFGAPFLVWHPTKYAEMLADKLQKHGAQTWLVNTGWTGGPHGVGKRMSLKHTRAIIDAINSGKLTSAETVEDPIFGVHVPKAVEGVPSEVLDPKKTWKDQAKFDVTAKKLASLFKKNFEKYEDQASEAIRGAGPRL, from the coding sequence ATGGGACAGGACTTCGACCTCGAGCAGTACGACATCCACGTCGCGAACATCATCCGCAACGCGCCCCCGTCCCGCCTGTACGAGCACGGTCTCCGCAACGAGGCGGGCACCGCCATCGCGTCGAGCGGCGCGCTGATCGCCATGAGCGGCGAGAAGACCGGCCGCAGCCCGAGCGACAAGCGGATCGTCGAGGAAGACGGCTCCAAGAGCGACGTCTGGTGGGGCCCCGTGAACATCGCCATGGACGAGCAGGTGTTCATGATCAACCGCGAGCGCGCGCTCGACTACCTGAACACCCGCCCGCACCTCTACGTGGTGGACGGCTACGCCGGCTGGGATCCGAAGTACCGGATCAAGGTCCGCATCATCTGCTCGCGCGCCTACCACGCGCTCTTCATGCGCAACATGCTCATCCGCCCCACGGAGGAGGAGCTGAAGGACTTCGGCGAGCCCGACTACGTCATCTACAACGCCGGCGCGTTCCCCGCGAACCGCTACACGTCGGGCATGACGAGCAAGACGTCGGTCGCGCTGCACTTCGGACGCCACGAGTTCGTCATCCTCGGCACCGAGTACGCCGGTGAGATGAAGAAGGGCGTCTTCACCATCATGCACTACCTCATGCCGAAGAAGAACGTGCTCTCGATGCACTGCTCGGCGAACGAGGGCGATGATGGGAGCGTCTCGATCTTCTTCGGCCTCAGCGGCACCGGCAAGACCACGCTCAGCGCCGATCCGAAGCGCCTCCTCATCGGCGACGACGAGCACTGCTGGAGCGACGACGGCGTCTTCAACATCGAGGGCGGCTGCTACGCGAAGGCCATCAACCTCTCGGCCGAGGACGAGCCCGAGATCTTCAACGCCATCCAGTTCGGCTCCGTGCTCGAGAACGTCGTGTTCGACCGCGAGAAGCGTCAGGTCGACTTCACCGACGTCTCGATCACCCAGAACACGCGCTGCAGCTACCCGATCGAGCACATCCCGAACGCGAAGATCCCCTGCGTCACCAAGCACCCCGACCAGGTGATCCTCCTGACCTGCGACGCCTTCGGCGTGCTGCCCCCGGTCAGCAAGCTCACGCCCGAGCAGGCGATGTACCACTTCATCAGCGGCTACACCGCGAAGGTGGCCGGCACCGAGATGGGCGTGACCGAGCCCGAGGCGACCTTCAGCGCCTGCTTCGGCGCCCCCTTCCTCGTCTGGCACCCGACGAAGTACGCCGAGATGCTCGCCGACAAGCTGCAGAAGCACGGCGCGCAGACCTGGCTCGTCAACACCGGCTGGACCGGCGGCCCGCACGGCGTGGGCAAGCGCATGAGCCTCAAGCACACGCGCGCCATCATCGACGCGATCAACTCCGGGAAGCTCACGAGCGCCGAGACCGTCGAGGACCCGATCTTCGGCGTGCACGTGCCGAAGGCCGTCGAGGGCGTGCCGAGCGAGGTGCTCGACCCGAAGAAGACC